A region from the Lycium barbarum isolate Lr01 chromosome 8, ASM1917538v2, whole genome shotgun sequence genome encodes:
- the LOC132605053 gene encoding probable beta-1,3-galactosyltransferase 8, translated as MLFFMKNIAKAANSRVLLAEEKKVNSGGRVWVPVWLPNSKMRSGKLPVSGKTIMLLCIASFLAGSLFSSRIWTQPNSEMNTDLVIPTISNHEKLRTISRTECDHKRKLVESNDGDIMGEVMKTNQAIQSLDKSISTFEMELAIARTKQTISQNAKENRGSNHSIPNKAFMVIGINTAFSSRKRRDSLRETWMPKGDKLRKLEKEKGIVIRFVMGHSATPGGVLDRAIDSEDAQYKDFLRLDHVEGYNELSTKTRLYFSKVVSIWDAHFYVKVDDDVHLNLGMLAGTLAKYKSKPRVYIGCMKSGPVLSQKGLKYHEPEYWKFGEEGNKYFRHATGQIYAISRDLAAYISINSGILHRYANEDVSLGSWLIGLEVEHVDERSLCCGTPPDCEWKAKGGNMCVASFDWSCSGVCKSVERMKDVHHSCGEGDTAVWTLANAL; from the exons ATGTTGTTCTTCATGAAGAATATTGCAAAAGCAGCAAACAGTAGGGTGCTGCTGGCCGAGGAAAAGAAGGTAAACAGCGGCGGCCGAGTTTGGGTCCCGGTGTGGCTGCCAAATTCAAAAATGAGATCAGGAAAGCTGCCGGTCTCTGGGAAAACCATAATGCTATTATGCATCGCAAGCTTTCTGGCAGGATCGCTTTTTAGTAGCCGGATATGGACTCAACCTAATTCTGAAATGAATACCGACCTCGTGATCCCCACAATCTCCAATCATGAGAAGCTTAGAACCATTTCACGTACTGAATGTGATCACAAGCGT aAATTAGTTGAAAGCAATGACGGAGACATCATGGGGGAAGTCATGAAGACTAATCAAGCTATTCA aTCACTTGATAAAAGTATATCAACATTTGAGATGGAACTAGCAATAGCTCGGACAAAGCAAACAATCAGCCAAAATGCAAAGGAAAACAGAGGTTCAAATCACAGCATTCCGAATAAAGCATTTATGGTGATTGGAATCAATACCGCATTCAGCAGCAGGAAAAGACGTGATTCTCTTAGAGAAACATGGATGCCTAAAG GAGATAAGCTAAGGAAGCTAGAGAAAGAGAAGGGCATAGTGATACGTTTTGTGATGGGACACAGTGCTACACCAGGAGGAGTTTTGGATCGTGCCATTGATAGTGAGGATGCTCAGTACAAAGATTTCCTTCGACTTGACCACGTTGAGGGTTATAATGAGCTCTCCACCAAGACCAGATTGTATTTCTCTAAAGTAGTTTCCATTTGGGACGCTCACTTCTACGTTAAAGTGGATGATGATGTCCATCTCAACTTGG GTATGCTTGCTGGCACATTAGCAAAATACAAATCCAAACCAAGAGTCTATATTGGGTGCATGAAGTCAGGGCCAGTTCTTTCCCAAAA AGGATTGAAGTATCATGAGCCTGAGTATTGGAAATTTGGAGAAGAAGGGAACAAGTATTTCAGGCATGCCACGGGTCAAATATATGCCATCTCCAGGGACCTTGCTGCTTACATCTCCATCAACTC GGGCATATTACATAGATATGCAAATGAAGACGTTTCATTGGGATCATGGTTAATTGGGCTGGAAGTGGAACATGTGGATGAACGTTCACTGTGCTGTGGGACACCTCCAGATTGTGAATGGAAGGCAAAAGGAGGGAATATGTGTGTGGCATCGTTTGATTGGTCATGCAGTGGTGTATGCAAGTCGGTAGAGAGGATGAAAGATGTGCATCACTCATGCGGCGAAGGTGATACAGCTGTTTGGACTCTTGCTAATGCTCTCTAG